In the genome of Terriglobales bacterium, the window TGATCCACGACGGGAGCAATGGAGGTCACGCGCAGACCAGCGGGCATGACCTTTTCCATGTCCTCCATCAACTTCGTCCAGGAAAACGATTTTCGCAAAATGGCGCCATTCAGGAATTGCGATTCGTCACGAGTGCCCCGGTTCTCCGGACGTGCAAGCACCTGCTGCGCCAGCGCCGACTCTTTCTTGAGCTCTGCCAGCTTTGACTGCGCTTGACGCGCGCTCTCCCATTCGCGCTGCGAATCATGGTAGTGACGGACGGAGATAAACACCATGAAAGCGGTAAACAGCGCTGCCAGAGCGAGCGCCGTTCCCCAGTGGCGATAGAACTGTCCCTCGTCCTCGTAAGGACGGGAGGCCAGATTAACGGCGATCTTCATGAGCGGGTAAGCACTCCAGCGATTCCGGCCAGTGCCGATTTGGGAATTCCGTCTCCGGAAAGGCTCTCGCCTGTGTCGATCCCGGAATCAAGGCTTTCCGGCCGGATCCCAGTCTGCTCCTGCAGAGCCTGTGCAAGTTCTTCATCAGGGGACGATGAAATCAGAAATATGTGGTCGATCTTGGCGGAATAATTGTCCTCAAAGAAGACGATCGACGGGTATACCTCGTTGGCAATGTCAGTGCCGCTTCGGCTTGCCGGAACATCGAGCGTGCGATAGAAGATGATTTCGTTCCCCTGGGCAATCGCCATGGAGATGTAGTTTGCATCGACCTTCACCAGTAAGGTTGGACGCTCCGCCTCAATCGCGCTGAGCGCCGCGAGTGTGGAAGGCACGACTACGCCGGGTTCATAGCCGGCACCGCGAATGACAGACTCGTATTCATTCAGCACTTCGCGCGGACAAACTGCGGCCAGCACTTTGACTGCTGCGTCTTTGCGATAACTCTGAAACGACAGAGCCGCATGGTCGGCATCGAATGGCACCGATTTGCGTAGACGGAAGCGGATGATGGGTTCGGCTTCCGCCATCTTTTCGGGAAGGGTGTCGAAATCGAGCAGCAGCACGCGAATCGCAGCGTCGGGCAAAACTGCGACTACGTCCCGCTTACGGCCTCCAACCGCCGTCAAAGCGCTCTCGATAGTTTGAGTGAGAGTACCTGGATCGGCGATGTTTCCCGGAGTGAGGGAAGGCCGCACGAGGTCTCGCTCCAGCTTCCGCCAGGTGTGTACGTCGAGGCGGCTGCCGTCGGATTTCGCGCGCGCGGCAATTACGCCTTGTGCGGTAATCTCGCACGCGAGTCTTGGTTTGGGAATGCCATTGCGTGCCATG includes:
- a CDS encoding PilN domain-containing protein, whose translation is MKIAVNLASRPYEDEGQFYRHWGTALALAALFTAFMVFISVRHYHDSQREWESARQAQSKLAELKKESALAQQVLARPENRGTRDESQFLNGAILRKSFSWTKLMEDMEKVMPAGLRVTSIAPVVDQRTRFTLKVQVEGETRDTAIELLRNMERSPHFRSPQLSSETHGKPGEGTAAVRSDIITSYLPHQAIEGGE